The Arachis duranensis cultivar V14167 chromosome 9, aradu.V14167.gnm2.J7QH, whole genome shotgun sequence genomic sequence NNNNNNNNNNNNNNNNNNNNNNNNNNNNNNNNNNNNNNNNNNNNNNNNNNNNNNNNNNNNNNNNNNNNNNNNNNNNNNNNNNNNNNNNNNNNNNNNNNNNNNNNNNNNNNNNNNNNNNNNNNNNNNNNNNNNNNNNNNNNNNNNNNNNNNNNNNNNNNNNNNNNNNNNNNNNNNNNNNNNNNNNNNNNNNNNNNNNNNNNNNNNNNNNNNNNNNNNNNNNNNNNNNNNNNNNNNNNNNNNNNNNNNNNNNNNNNNNNNNNNNNNNNNNNNNNNNNNNNNNNNNNNNNNNNNNNNNNNNNNNNNNNNNNNNNNNNNNNNNNNNNNNNNNNNNNNNNNNNNNNNNNNNNNNNNNNNNNNNNNNNNNNNNNNNNNNNNNNNNNNNNNNNNNNNNNNNNNNNNNNNNNNNNNNNNNNNNNNNNNNNNNNNNNNNNNNNNNNNNNNNNNNNNNNNNNNNNNNNNNNNNNNNNNNNNNNNNNNNNNNNNNNNNNNNNNNNNNNNNNNNNNNNNNNNNNNNNNNNNNNNNNNNNNNNNNNNNNNNNNNNNNNNNNNNNNNNNNNNNNNNNNNNNNNNNNNNNNNNNNNNNNNNNNNNNNNNNNNNNNNNNNNNNNNNNNNNNNNNNNNNNNNNNNNNNNNNNNNNNNNNNNNNNNNNNNNNNNNNNNNNNNNNNNNNNNNNNNNNNNNNNNNNNNNNNNNNNNNNNNNNNNNNNNNNNNNNNNNNNNNNNNNNNNNNNNNNNNNNNNNNNNNNNNNNNNNNNNNNNNNNNNNNNNNNNNNNNNNNNNNNNNNNNNNNNNNNNNNNNNNNNNNNNNNNNNNNNNNNNNNNNNNNNNNNNNNNNNNNNNNNNNNNNNNNNNNNNNNNNNNNNNNNNNNNNNNNNNNNNNNNNNNNNNNNNNNNNNNNNNNNNNNNNNNNNNNNNNNNNNNNNNNNNNNNNNNNNNNNNNNNNNNNNNNNNNNNNNNNNNNNNNNNNNNNNNNNNNNNNNNNNNttattctcaggtaattgcatttgaattttgtgggcaaaattcccaattaggtgggtagaatgtaaaacccggttaattaacggctaattaacccataaatgagaatttattctggaaaagcctaaaatgtgatttttatggctaaatgtgatagaggagattgagacgagaattttggtaccaattttatagaattcggaccaagattggactgaacgggccaaaccggaccAATTGGActcaaagtgggcccttggcccaacataacttaaccaaaaccctagttttcagcactctctctcctcatttgttacacacacaagctgaaattagagagaaagggaggaagaacactctctcaagttctctcccttggttgatcttcaaaccaccataacttttgatctagagctccgattacCGCtctgtttgcggccacgcgttcaccgcggagatctctacaaaacccatacaaccaatcttgaggtaagacacgtgttgctgttcgaaatctcagcccttattttcgagtttcatgagtgaaatgttgagattttgggttctttgatgttataggactcaactctcttgaaagagaaggttaatcttgtctccttggaccttgggtgtggtaaggtTCTTAACCCTAgtataattttgttgttttatgatgtttgggttttgagatgttgtgtatgggtatgatgattgtggcttaggttgtgtttATGTGAGTATTGGAGCTTGagtggtgattttgaaaagcttgaagaaagggatttggtggtgaaaaatctgttcttggaggtgttgaggccttgagagcttgtggataagtgatttggaagtgctccggtggagcttgggaaaatcggctaaggtatggtttcggtttcccgtatctaatatgtaatgtggtaggaaatacttaggctagaggccctaagataggcattgaatggttgatgttgttgaatgattgagatatatgatgtggtcatatatgtatatatgtgatgatgattaatgatgccttgatggtatgatgtatgagaaatatgcatgttgtgatatatgcttgatgattggttatggttgaattgtgggttgNNNNNNNNNNNNNNNNNNNNNNNNNNNNNNNNNNNNNNNNNNNNNNNNNNNNNNNNNNNNNNNNNNNNNNNNNNNNNNNNNNNNNNNNNNNNNNNNNNNNNNNNNNNNNNgttgaggaggcttgatgtggaatttgatatatttagattgatttcaaagaaaagggatgaaaatggcatgttttgattgattttgaaaagagttggaaatggcttgttttgaaaatggcactttgtggtttttatgaaaaacatggtttttgggcatactttggtgggacataacttggactacggatctctgttttgtacaaatctttttagaaatgaaattggatctgggGTGTCCGTGCCGTtcaaagaacgggtgaaaaacgatttaaaatgagaaagttatatccgttggaagattggggtttaaattggtgaattctgcagcttttaacttagaaaatttttagcagaatctGAAAATGCCATCCATGCGTGcacgtgatgtgcgcgggcgcgccgattgtgctgcacccaatgcccagccattttccagagagtcatgccagaactgtgctagtgttgtgcctggggcacgagaacacccacgcgtacgcgtggttgacgcgtacgcgtcgattggcaaatttttaatccatgCGTTAGCGTGCTTGACGCTTGCGCGTGgatgaagtttttgaggccatccgcgcgtgcgcgtggagtgcgcgtacgcgtggccctgttttcatcccaaagttgatttttgagttttaaaagccaaatctcatacttctaagcctccgatctcaccacttatatcttaaatcattatgatatgcctagctattagaaaagggttagtgaatgaggtaactcgcgagtgaagcaaggggaagatgaataatcaatgaggatcattgatgattatgtgagatgtggaggatggtggtggaagtgcttgttatgccattggccgaagggccgtaattgtttatgaattggctggttctggattgaaccgtaagccggaatagctgtgtatgctatgaatattggctggttatggatttaaccgtgagccggatggctgatatggatgttgatccatggatgagaattcaggcatgtttatgctgaattattgataattgtgatttgcacttccactatctgagatacgagtttccctgggtagtagcagtgactagccaccacgtgctccaggttgagacttgatactctgctgaccctatgtcgtaagtgtggccgggcactgtgaaagacccggatgagNNNNNNNNNNNNNNNNNNNNNNNNNNNNNNNNNNNNNNNNNNNNNNNNNNNNNNNNNNNNNNNNNNNNNNNNNNNNNNNNNNNNNNNNNNNNNNNNNNNNNNNNNNNNNNNNNNNNNNNNNNNNNNNNNNNNNNNNNNNNNNNNNNNNNNNNNNNNNNNNNNNNNNNNNNNNNNNNNNNNNNNNNNNNNNNNNNNNNNNNNNNNNNNNNNNNNNNNNNNNNNNNNNNNNNNNNNNNNNNNNNNNNNNNNNNNNNNNNNNNNNNNNNNNNNNNNNNNNNNNNNNNNNNNNNNNNNNNNNNNNNNNNNNNNNNNNNNNNNNNNNNNNNNNNNNNNNNNNNNNNNNNNNNNNNNNNNNNNNNNNNNNNNNNNNNNNNNNNNNNNNNNNNNNNNNNNNNNNNNNNNNNNNNNNNNNNNNNNctttgttctcggggctatgttttggtttatatgttttgcttagatacttttatctccattaaataatacaaactgtgatgactcctcttatgggagaattttggagaataggttttatgtattggtgtccctttgggtttcctttggggttttccttattttatcatatgtatatattgttatgctcggaccggttatcttcgcagccggatcttgagtcttgatattcctgtttttgacactcctttgtatatatataatcacgcgttggttatccttgttcgttacgttatcgatcggagtgttacgctttcgagttgcgatttttgtttacccctttttctacaaaggctcctagttataatcaatcattcatactactatatgtactaaacttttattttagaggtcgtaataccttgccatctttgaattatgacttaagcataagactctgtatggtagggtgttacattttgGAAGTCTTTGGCTTATGGGTGCAAAGTGGGCTTCGGTTCCATAGATAATGCTATAAGATTGTATCAAAATAGTAGCTCCCTTCTATTTAATCCCTTCCTTTATTGTCAATTGGTTAGACGCCTTATTTATTTAACCACTACTTGATCTAATATCATATATGCCACACAGCATTTAAATCAATTTATGACTTCTCCTATTCAAGCGCACCTTCAAGTTAGAACTCGCATTCTGAGGTATTTAGAAAGAAGTCTGGGTAAAAGCATTTTTTTCTAAGAAATTCTGCACTTCAGATTTTTTGATTCAGCGACTTTGATTGGGCGAGATGCCCTGATATCCAATGTTCATTAACTAGATATTGCTTCTTTTTGGGCGactctttaattttttggaaGACCAAAAAACAAAGCATCATTGCTCGTTCTTCTACGGAAATTGAATATCACACCCTTGCTAACACTACATGTGAACTTCAACAGTTGCTAAACATATTATAATTTCTTTCCATCAGCACTAATCGGTCCCAGTTCTCTACTATGATAATCAAAGCGCCTTTCATATATATCTAATCCCGTATTTCATGAATATACCAAACATTTGGATGTTGATGAATGAAActtcttatttcttcttcagGCCAGTTGacgttcttactaattttctatttcttcatctttttcatcTTAATCTTTATAAGTTTAGGGTTTTGGACATTTTTTTACCTTCCAACTTGTGAAGACGTATTAAATCAACCATCTTTATCAACCCATAACTCCAACAAAAGGATTTCAACAAATGAATTAATCTACTACATCatacttttttaatttcttatatcTTACCTGTATTTCTTctagaaaataaattagttatactGACTCATCACCTTGCAAATTAATAGAATCTTTTCactgattttattattataatagatTTGTAAAGATATTCACTGTTGTATATATGTAGTATTATCTTTTGTCATTAtccaataaaaaatacataaagaaTCGAAAATACCAGAATTTTTCTTACATTCTAAATTTTGTTAAGTAggattaaaaaagatttttctatctctattttcgttgttctaaaattttatctaattttatatcatttttaattaaataaatttgtgtTTTAAGTATGATCCTGAAAATCAGACTAAATTGACCGATTGAATCGGTCCAACCTAAAATCGACGATGTTAACAATCCGGTCTCATGCCTAAATCAGTCTAAAAAAGAACTGAGCAAAAATTATTAAATCGATTAAAAATCGATTAGTTAGATCAGACCAAGAATCAATCAATTCTTCTTAAACGACgctgttttgaattttttttgttgatgatttatTGTTTTCAgagtttttgttaattatttgttgttgtttttcaatttttattgataatttatttaatttctgccTCGTTATGATGCTGTCTTATTGATTGTGTTGATAAGAACTactgtttttgaatttatataaatactTTTTCCTTGTGAAAGCTTATGGCAGGAATTATGTATAttataattctttttcaatGTATTCCAGAGGTCTTTGCTTTAACTAATGTTTTTGActtggttaatttttttgttttcgatCCCTTATAATTGTTACTTATATctatgaagaaagaaagagaatgcaTAACAAGTTTCCAAGTTATGCTGATCATCAGTGATTATATTTACTGCgtctttttatttgatattaattaatttcataagatttaatttttctgtgctatttttttaaaattggctTATATGACAATTTATGAATTTTAACCATCTTTTGAAAACACATTTGATTGGTcacttgaaaaatatttaatactattaatgtattaactattaaataaatatgttctgtaattttatattataataataaatatatgttctatattttttattgtgttgatggtttattaattgttttttattatattgatgagaactattttataatttatttatttattattttattctaaaacgaTTTTTtcgattaaattaaaattaaattgattagactaataactaataaattagtGACTAAAACAGTTTAATGACCAATCGAGTTCTCATATAACCTTGATTTCAAGGCAATGTTTTGTGCTTATATATCTAGGAGAACTGAGaagcaaaaacaataaaaataatgaaaaaaaaatcaaatactatTTATGTATCTCgtttgacaaaaatataaaacacaagaccaaaagaaaaaataaatattattatctttGTTGAACTACGAGTGACTCGGTCACTAGAACAGAACCAGAGATGGGATATTGTAAAGATTTTCTGATCTGTTTCCAAGTTTTGTCTTTACATTTGTTACATAAGAGAAGTTCGATGTAAGAACCTCTTTGGAGATGGGGAAATCTAGATGCTACAACGTAACACATTTATTTTGTCtttacattttgaaaaatataaaacaacaaatatattatattaacacaaaaaaacacattaaaataaataaaataacatatatagttataaataaatataaaataaattatttgataactgatttaatttattgtgtgcagataatatttttgataaaataattttaatatttttgttcattGTATCCATATCAAACGTATATAATTGTGTATCTCTTATCTTGTTGAAAAGATATATAAGAATGCAAACACGCACGCTTAATATTTATGGCACTTGTATCATGAAAATTTACCAATTGAGGCAAAAGGGAACGGGATGGAGGAGTATTTTAATTGAATCTAGACACAGAAAGAACCGTTTGGATGAGATAGTCGATAGATAAGATGAACTCAAGAACATGAAGCAAAACTATAAAAGACAACCTTCTACATCAAACGATTTAAAGAAATTAGGATGCGTTACTCTCCTTGCATGGAATGCATTGAGGGGAAAGGCAAGTTGCAATCTCATGAGAGACAAAAAGTTGTCGGTTCCTCTTGGAAACTTAGCTATCTCAGCAACCCCACCTCATGACTCATGACACCCTATTACTTTTCTCGAGTCTTAGCATGACACTCACATTTGGGTTCATGCTAATAATCATTTCTTTCTAACATCTTGTTCTTCAATTCTGATGGCTAATGCACCCAAGATGTTCAAACAATTAAGTGTAGCTGGAGTGACAACAACTTATGGTCTTATTAGTGACTACGAGATTAATTAGTAGTCTAAAATCTAAATAATGTTTTAGCTAATAATGCTTTGTTATGGTCCTTCTCAGTAAACATCATATAATACCTAAATCTGTTAGTTACTAAAttagatattaatataaaagatatattaaaaataaattaatcaacatatgtatttatatacaaatacatgataattaatttgattgatgCGCACATAACTATTTTCCAATCCAATTATCACTATACAATTGAGGAACTTAATTTAAAAACCAATACAAAGGAAACAaccagaaattaaaatttggttcttcaagaagacgAGAACCAACAGATTCTGATGAATTTACACAAGCATGGAATTTAACATTCCACATCAAGAACCCAACAAAtaaggaaaggaaaaaaaaaaaactgttatGTCACCGGAAAACACTTAAAGCCAGACAGAAGCATAACTGTCAAAGGCATCGTCCGAACAACAGAAAAACCGAACTGGAAAACCTCTAATCACAAACCCTGGGACCATGTGCTTGACATACTTTCACTGTTTCACACCCTTTGTTTTGGTGGTGCTATCAAATTCTGCAACATTTTAgctctccaccaccaccaccacctcatTGCTTTTTTCCATGTACCTTATTTATACTGTCTCTTTTCTCACCTCCCAATTATGACCCAACATGGGCTCTGCAATGCCATCTTCTTCTGCCACCAAATTCACATTCCCTTCCCACTTGCCCACTTTCACCGAATACGTAACACCAGTAACAAATTAAATGACACGGCATCCAGCTCAGGAaagcaaataaaacaaaacaaaaatgtaATGTAATGTAAGGCATTTTTGTAAAACaagttatgttatttttatttatttttttctggaATTATTAAAGGAAGAGAACTATTTTTCATACCATTTAAGTACGTGGTGAGgttaatgtaaaataaattttatatccaACGACATTTGAATTATCTTCATGTAAACCAACGAGATTATCTATAATATAACTTATTTTAGCCAGGGTCTCTACTCTCTAGTCTCTAGTGCATGTGAGCCAAGCCACAGTGCCAGAGAGTGGCAAGTATAAGTGggagtaaataattaaattgcagcagcaACAAAACGGTAAGTCAACACTCAACAAGAAAAGAGTTTAGAAGTCCATGATTCTCGGTCCAAGAAAGTAAGAgaaagttgaaaaaaaataaaaatgaaacaatAGTAAAGTAAAGATGGAAGATAAAAGATAGATATTTTGATTAGCAGCATTAGGTAGATTTTTATAAGAGGGGTAAAGTATGCCCCCACACCACATGGCAGCTGTCTCCAGCCCATCAACCTCTACATTCACAAACCGCAACACttaccattatatatataatctctcTCGCTCTCCACTCACTCCctcctcctccaccaccaccaacaaccAACCATGTCTCACTTCCCGAAATACCTTCTTTTAGTTACCATTTTGTCGCTCCTCCAATGCAGAGCCTCAGCCACACCAAACAATGAACGACAACAAGAGCAACAATTCCAAACCCTGCAAACCAACCCATCATTCTTCAACCCAAGAGTCCCACTTTCCTCATCGAAACGTTTCGAGGGCTCATCGGATTTGGTGAACTTGAAATACCACATGGGCCCGGTGCTTTCTTCTCCGATCAACATCTACCTAATCTGGTACGGTAAGTGGTCGCAAGACCACAAGCTCACAATCAAGGACTTCCTTCATTCCATTTCCGATTCACGCGCCGCCTCACCTTCCGTCGCCGACTGGTGGCGCACCGTTTCCCTCTACACTGACCAGACCGGCGCCAACATTTCTCGATCCGTCTCTATCGCCGGCGAGTACGCGGACACGCGCTACTCCCACGGCAACGCACTCACGCGCCTATCCGTACAGCAGGTCATCGCCACTGCCGTCAGGTCCAAGCCATTCCCCGTCGACCACCGCAACGGGATCTACCTAGTCCTCACCGCCGGCGACGTCACTATGGAGGACTATTGCCGCGCCGTCTGCGGCTTCCACTACTTCACGTTCCCCTCCATGGTCGGTTACACGCTCCCCTATGCTTGGATCGGGAATTCCGGCCGCCAGTGCCCCGAGGTCTGCGCCTACCCCTTCGCCGTGCCGGCGTACATGGCTGGCGGAGGCCCGGGGCAGCTCTCACCGCCGAACAGAGATGTTGGCATCGACGGCATGATTAGTGTGATAGGTAAATATTAATAAACCTCTACTGAACTTTGTTACAAATTCTGTTATAACCAATTCTGTTAACTAAGTTGATTACTCTAGTATGTTATCCATTTCAGCTTATGATACACAATGTCACTGCTAATGTAGTTCTTAAATTATTAAATGAGAAACATTAGGCCtgcaatttttattaatattagcgatactttatttttatgctattaaatttttaaatttagaatttaagatttaaaatttaatatttgatagtgttaaaaaaataataaattttattagtaaaGAATTGGGTTAATTATGCTCTAATGTTGGTGTTTTTTAGGGCACGAGTTGGCAGAGCTTTCATCGAACCCGCTGGTGAATGCGTGGTACGCCGGGGAGGATCCGACGGCGCCGACGGAAATCGGGGATCTGTGTGAAGGGCTGTACGGCAGCGGAGGTGGGGGAGGGTACATTGGGCAGGTGATGAAGGATAGAGAAGGGAAGACATTCAATTTGAATGGGAGGAATGGGAGGAAGTTCCTTGTGCAGTGGATTTGGAGCCCTGTCTTGAAGGCTTGTGCTGGCCCCAATGCGATAGATTAGGGTTCTCTTCTTTGTGGTCCATGCCTCCCTTTGATTTCGGTGGAGTGGTCGGTGTTGCTGGTGGTGCTGGTGGTTGTTTCCAGCCAGGGGTTTTACATAAATATCTTGTTTTAATTgctattatttgtaattttttggttGTTTTTTATTTGGTAGAAACATAAAAGAGGATGAAAACTTTACAGCAGTATATTAGCATAGCATTGTTATTGCTTATTACAATGCAAATTActatttatattgtatcatataTGTAATGATCGAATTAATTCCTTTCTAATTTTTACCACGCTTCTTGAGAAATTTCATTTATGATATCTCATTTGACTATTACTGTTCATTGGGGGAGTTACAGGTCTTTATTTTGGGGGTTTTGAATGGGTTGTGCGTACCGTTTGAAATTTGAACTTGTCTAGAGCTACTTATAATATATCTTGAACTCCAGTTCACATGGGGTTATGGACCCATCTTTAGAATATCTGCAAtagagtatttttaaaatattattttcaatattttaaaaaagtaaattgatttaaaattaaattttttattaaagttgatttataaaataaaacaagtattattttaaaaatataatattattttgataaaaaataataaaattttgttattaatataattatattgataaaatactaaacattgaaaaaataaattttatttttaattttaaattactatttataatatatagcTTCACAAATATTTATGTGTCAtcttataaaacttaaaataaaattaaaattaaaactattatTAAAGATtctcttaatattttattgtcttgattataacaaaatattataatgtttttaagaatttagtaaacttctaataatattttaagaatataatgttcttttaaaatttttaatattttttagtaaaatatctTTTGATGGTATTCTTTAAATATATCTTTACATATgttgataagattttttttaatcttaacaaaattatttaataattctaAGATACGTTCTTACTAGCACTatcatttttaattgattaataataattttttaatttttattttattagataaattaatctctatatcatattttttattaatacaaaaaaattgttctaaaaattttaaaaatggttatatctttattaaataatagagattgatttgtcaatttttttattatcaaaattagaCTTATTGATTGATTTGTCTAACAAATAAAATGTTACAGATTAATTTAGTGATTAAAAATTAGGGactaatttaatgataaaaattttttggagatAAATTTgggatattattatttttaatttatatcataTTCTCCTTATATATCATATCTGccatacatttaaatttttttggcaaCTAAGTTCAACTAAGTTGGTCCAAACCCAACAAAAATCAGCTTCATTATCTAGCGTGTGTGAACACGCTCTCACTTTTCGACACACATGGCGTTCCAATGCGCGCTATTTAACATGAAAACCCATTTTAAATTCTCATTTTAACATACAACTTCAAACGACTCTCTGTGCTAGGTTGAATTATCAACAACAACACTGAAGAAAAAATCTCTCTACGAAGTTCTCTGTCCTGATTTGAATCATTAACAACAATACCAAACGAAAAATCTCTCCGCGAAGTTCTCTGTGCTACGtttcaaacaaaacaaaagacgAAAAAGATGAAGCTCTCAGCGAGGCTCTTTGTGGATTTCTAAAAGACAAAAACACGAAGCATGATTGAATGTAACTTGATTCTAGATAGTGCATTTCTGCTTCTATGTAGTTGTAGTGTTTCTTATGTGATTTAAGCCATGTTGATGATTGTTCTGGTATCATCATTTGTAAAttcggtgtatttttatttatatttagtgtGATTCATGTCATAGGCTTGGATTTGTGGTCTTTACGTAGTTGtactattttttatgtaatttaggCCATGTTGATGAGAATTCTGGTATcatcattttcaaattcaatattatttttatttatatttggtGTGATTCATATTATAGGCTTAGATTTGGAGTCTCTATGTAGTTGTATTGTTTCTTATGTGATTTAAGCTATTTTGATGAGGGTTCTGGTATCATCATTTGCAAATTAAGTGTTATTTTGGTTTATATTTAGTGTGATTCATGTCATAGACTTAGATTTGGAGTCTCTATGTAGTTGTAATGTTTCTTATGTTATTTAAGTCATATTGATGAGTTTTTTAATGTGATCATTTgcaaattttagattttattatgaGTTAGATTCAGTTTCATTCATGTTATAGACTTGGATTTGGAGTCTCTATGTAGTTGTATGGTTTCTTATATGATCTAAGTCATGTTAATGAATTTTCTAGTATGATCATttgcaaattttaagttttattatgagTTAGATTCAGTGTAATTAATGTCATAGGCTTAAATTTGGAATCTCTATGTAGTTGTAGTGTTTTTTAGATGATCTAGATTCAGTGTAATTCATCTGACAAAGAAAATAATTGTTAAGAACATTATACCTAAGAAGGCACCAAAATACGATGTAATACTTCACAGGTTCTCTTTCAATTGCAGGATAAAATTGATCATTTCAAAAAAGAATATGCTTTATGGGTTCTCTTTGACGAAAcaaataaattgaaatataaaGTCATCGAAGTGTTTGAAGCCATAAGACAATCCAAGCCATTTATTACAATTACAAGCCTTTTCTATAAATTTTCATTAGAGgacataaaataggatgaatATTGTacttctatttttgaattttatagatTCTGGTTCTTTATAAATATGTTGAAAAATACTtctcttttagaattttaaaagtaCTGTTTCTTTGTAAATATGTTGAAATATAGTAATTCATGGATATTAGGAATTTTTACACTTCTTGAATGTGTTTTGATGAAAAATgatgaataataaattatttaatatggtGTAATACCAAAATTATACAACCACAACACCAAAACTCAttctaataaaaacaaaaaattgttgATATTAA encodes the following:
- the LOC107465724 gene encoding protein EXORDIUM-like 5, with product MSHFPKYLLLVTILSLLQCRASATPNNERQQEQQFQTLQTNPSFFNPRVPLSSSKRFEGSSDLVNLKYHMGPVLSSPINIYLIWYGKWSQDHKLTIKDFLHSISDSRAASPSVADWWRTVSLYTDQTGANISRSVSIAGEYADTRYSHGNALTRLSVQQVIATAVRSKPFPVDHRNGIYLVLTAGDVTMEDYCRAVCGFHYFTFPSMVGYTLPYAWIGNSGRQCPEVCAYPFAVPAYMAGGGPGQLSPPNRDVGIDGMISVIGHELAELSSNPLVNAWYAGEDPTAPTEIGDLCEGLYGSGGGGGYIGQVMKDREGKTFNLNGRNGRKFLVQWIWSPVLKACAGPNAID